AGGAGAGGTTAAAAAGTTAAGGGAGATTAAAGAGATAAGTAATTTAATTAGAGTTGAAACTTAGATAAAGAGATATTGCATATGTTAGGAAGAAGGAGGCGGGAGAATTGGAAAAGACTAGAGTTGTTACTGGAATTAGTTGTAATGAGAGTGAAGTGAAGATTTCTTTGTTAAAAGTGTCTGATAAGCCTGGGATTGCTTTTGAAATTTTTGCTACTTTAGTTGAGGCTGGCATTAATGTGGATATGATTATTCAGAATGTGCAGCAAAATAATTTTAATGATATTACTTTTACTATTGAAGAAGAAGATTTGTCTCAGGCTCGTATTATTTTAGAGGAATTACAGACTGAATTGAGAATAGAAGAAATTATATTTAATACTGAATTGGCTAAGGTATCAATTATTGGCGGTGGTATGCTTACGAATTCAGGTATAGCAGCTAAAATATTTTCAGCCTTAGCCAATAAAAATATAAATATTAAATTGATCAGCACTTCGGAAATTAAAGTGTCTTGTTTAATAAATGAAGCTCAGGCTGAAAAAGCTGTAAAAGCAATTAATGATGAGTTTGAATTAGCTTAAATTTTGGAATCATATTAGAAATTTTAATTAATTTTTAAAGTATTCTAGTTAATCCTTTATTTTTAGCAAGTTTAATTGCTTCTTTAAATTCGGATTCATTAATTTTACGATTTAATGTTTTATAATCTACAGCTTTATAGGCGGGGTAATATTGATCCATAATATTAATATAGGTATCAGTAGATAACTTATTAGCAATAAAATTCATGATTTCTTCTGTACCAGCTAGATTATCAGGAAGAATGAGGTGACGAATAATTAATCCTTGTACGGCGGTATTATCTTTGGTTTTTAAGTTTCCCACTTGTTGATGCATTTCTTTGAGTGCTTCTTTAACAATATCAGGATAGTTAGGTATCTTGGAATATTTTAGAGCTGTATTTTCATCAGCATACTTTACATCAGGCATATAAATATCAATTACCCCATCTAATAATTGTAGTATTTTTTTATCATCATAGCCGCCGGAATTATAAACAAGTGGTATATTTAATCCCATTTCACAGGATTTTAAGGTGGCGGCTAATAAAGCATGAACCATATGACTAGGAGTAACAAAGTTAATATTATGACATTCCTTGTTTTGAAGAGAGATCATTATTTCAGCTAATTCTTGGACAGTAACAGTATTGCCTGACTGGTGTTGGCTTATATCATAATTTTGACAGTAAATACATTTTAAATTACAGTTGCTAAAAAAGATTGTACCTGATCCATATGATCCTATTAGTGGTGGTTCTTCTCCAAAATGTGGGCCATAACTAGCTATTTTAATCTCATTACCTGTTTGACAATATCCTATTTCATCATTGCTTCGATCAACATGACAGTGGTGAGGGCAGAGAGTACAATCCTGCAATATATTATAAGCTTTTTCTACTCTAGTAGCTAATTCTCCTGATTGATATAGTTTTAAGTAGTTTGGAGAAGTCATTATTATTCCTCCTTATATTGGAATACTATTAATAGTATTGTTTTCTTTTGCGTTAATTATATCAAAGTAGTAAATTGTGAGGTGAAAAAGTTGGATTTGAATTACTTAATTGATTTAATTATAGATTTAGGTATTCGATATGGATATTTAATTATATTTTTAGCAGCTATTGGTGAGGGGATGGGATTGCCGATACCAGATGGTATTATTTTAGCTGTTAGTAGTTATTTTATTTTTAATGATCAGATGTCTATTCTAGGTTTGATTAGCTATTTTTTATTAGGAAGTATTGTTGGGAATTTAATTGCATATTCAATTGGTCGTTGGAGTAAGGATTGGTTAGAAAAAGTTGATTTTTTTAATAGAGCTGAATCGAATAGGATGAATAAGGTTAATAAATTATTTGCTCGTTATGGAGCATGGGCGCTACTAATTACTCAGGTCTTTTCTAGGGTAATAAGGGTTCCAGTTATTTATGCAGCAGGGATTCAAGAGATGAATATTGTTAAATATTCTGTTCTATGTTTATTAGGAAATCTGATTTGGGGATTATTATGGATCTTCATTGGTATATATATATCTTCAAATTTAGAAGTTTTACAAAAATTAATAAGGGGATATGGGAAATTTCAAGTTTTGATACTGATATCATTGATAGCAATTTTCTATATTCTGTATCGAAGAGTTGAGATAGATTAAAAAATAATTGGAAGAAATAACTATAAACGTTGGCTAATTTAATTAGTTGTGATACAATAAATAATTAAATAATGATCTAAAATAATAATTACTACTCAATTTAAATTTATTAAAGGTTTAAGAAGGGAGAGATAATGATGGAATTATTGGTAGCGGTAGTGG
The window above is part of the Sporohalobacter salinus genome. Proteins encoded here:
- a CDS encoding ACT domain-containing protein, whose protein sequence is MEKTRVVTGISCNESEVKISLLKVSDKPGIAFEIFATLVEAGINVDMIIQNVQQNNFNDITFTIEEEDLSQARIILEELQTELRIEEIIFNTELAKVSIIGGGMLTNSGIAAKIFSALANKNINIKLISTSEIKVSCLINEAQAEKAVKAINDEFELA
- a CDS encoding radical SAM protein — its product is MTSPNYLKLYQSGELATRVEKAYNILQDCTLCPHHCHVDRSNDEIGYCQTGNEIKIASYGPHFGEEPPLIGSYGSGTIFFSNCNLKCIYCQNYDISQHQSGNTVTVQELAEIMISLQNKECHNINFVTPSHMVHALLAATLKSCEMGLNIPLVYNSGGYDDKKILQLLDGVIDIYMPDVKYADENTALKYSKIPNYPDIVKEALKEMHQQVGNLKTKDNTAVQGLIIRHLILPDNLAGTEEIMNFIANKLSTDTYINIMDQYYPAYKAVDYKTLNRKINESEFKEAIKLAKNKGLTRIL
- a CDS encoding DedA family protein, with amino-acid sequence MDLNYLIDLIIDLGIRYGYLIIFLAAIGEGMGLPIPDGIILAVSSYFIFNDQMSILGLISYFLLGSIVGNLIAYSIGRWSKDWLEKVDFFNRAESNRMNKVNKLFARYGAWALLITQVFSRVIRVPVIYAAGIQEMNIVKYSVLCLLGNLIWGLLWIFIGIYISSNLEVLQKLIRGYGKFQVLILISLIAIFYILYRRVEID